In Acidimicrobiales bacterium, the DNA window GTCCTCAACCGGTCGGTGTCGGCGTTGCGGCGCCGGGCGGCCGAGCGCCGGGCGCTGACCCGGCTGGGCGGCCAGCGGGCCCTCCCCGACGAGCTGCCCGAGCCCGACGAGGCGGTGTGGCGGGCCGTCCGGGCGCTGCCCCACCGCCAGGCCCAGGTCGTGGCCCTCTACTACGTCGACGACCGTTCCACGGCCGACATCGCCGCCGTCCTCGGCTGCGCCGAGGGGACCGTGCGGGCGCAGCTCCACAAGGCCCGCCAGACCCTCGCCAAGACCCTCGACCTATCCGTCGCCGACGACGAGGAGGCCTCCCGATGAGCGGCACGAGCGATCTCGACACCCGCCTGCGGTCCGCCGGCACCTCGCTGCACCGGGCGGTCGATCCGCTCGACCCCGGCGCGGCTCCGTCGGGTGCCGGCCGCCCCGACCGGAGGCCTCTCCTGGCGGCCGCGGCCGCCGTCCTGCTGGTCGTCTCACTCGCCGCCGTCGCCCTGGCGCTCCGCGACGACAGCGACTCCGACGTCACCACCGACCCGGAGGTCGTGCCCCGGCTGGTGCTCGACGAAGCGGTGGTCGGCCTACCGGCGACCGGCGCAATCGACCTGCCCCTCGCCTCCGACGAGGGCGGCCTCGGCAGTGCCGCCGACCTCGCCCTCTTCGACGCCCCCGCGCCGACCCGGCCGGGCGGCTCGCTGGACGTGCTGCTCCTCACGTTGCCGGCGGCCGAGGACGGGGCCACGATGGAGGTGTCCGAAGGTGACCCGGTGACCGTGCAGGGGGTGTCCGGTCGGGTCACGGAAGACCCGCTGCTCGGTCTGTCGGTCGGCTGGCAGGACGAGGATGGCCGGTCGTACGTGCTCGCCACGCGTGACACCGGCGCCCGCGAGGAGCTGCTGGCGACGGCGAACGCCGGGACGGCATCGTCGGACGGGTTCGCGCCGGGCCCGACCGGGGCAGGCGTCGACCCGCCGAGCCTTCGGGCCGCGGTCGACGACGTCGACATGTGGAGCGGCATCCCGGTGCCGACCTCCACTGTCGGTCACACCGTCGGCTACCAGTCCGACAGCGACGACGGCATGCGCACGGTGATGCTCACCACCTTCGCGGGCTCGGACGACGACGCCGAGGTCGTCCGCTGGATGACCGGGGCGCAGGAGCCCGTCGAGGTGCGCAGCCACGCCGGGTGGACGGGAGCGCAGGAGTTCACCAGCGGCAGCTCCGGCAGCGGATCGAGCGACGGCGGCACCCAGGAGGAGACCTTCACCAGCACGACCCGCACCCTGGTGTGGGAGGAGGCGCCGGGGGTCTACGTGGTGCTGCGGGGCACGGGCGACGGTGACGGCTTCGGAGTCGACGAGCTGCGGGCCGCGGCCGACAGCCTGCGGCCCGCCAGCGAGGCCGAGTGGGGTGCCCTGGGCGACCGGGCCGACTCGGCGGCCGAGCCCGACGCCTCGGCCGTCATCGAGGGCGAGTACGACGGCGGCACCTGGGCGGTGTACGTCGACGCCGAGGGGTCGCTGTGCGCGGGCATCAATGCCGACTCGTCGGGCACGTCCTCGTGCGGCTCGCCGGGGTCGCCGCCCGGTGGTGCCGAGATCCTCACCGACGACGACGGCACGCCGCTCGTCGTCTACGGCGCCCTCCCCGACGGCGCCACGGACGTCCAGGTCCCGAGCGGAGCGTCCGGAGTGTCCACCAGCCAGTCGAACGACGGCACCACCACCGTCTACGCGATCACGCTCGACGGAGGTCCCGTGCCCACCGAGGCGGTCTTCGTCGACGCTGCGGGCCAGGAGGTCGGCCGGGTGGCGGCCGGGTCGGGGCCCACCCAGGACACCATCCCCGGCACCGTCCCGTGACCTGACGCACACCTGCCGAGCACAGCGGCGCGATCGTCTCTACGGTGGCGGGGTGGCAACAGTGCTGGTGGCGGAGGACGAGCCGGCGATCGCCGACGCGGTGGTGCAGCGGCTCCGGAGCGAGGGCTTCGAGGCGCGGTCGGTCGGCGACGGGCTGCGGGCCGTCGAGCTGTGCCGCCAGCTGCGCCCCGACCTGGTCGTCCTCGACCTGATGCTCCCCAGCCTCGACGGCCTCGAGGTGTGCCGCCGCATCCAGGCCGACCGCCGGGTGCCGGTCGTGATGCTGACCGCCCGTGACGAGGAGACCGACCTGGTGGTGGGCCTCTCGGTCGGCGCCGACGACTACGTCACCAAGCCCTTCAGCCCCCGGGTGCTGGTGGCCCGCATCCGGGCGGTGCTGCGCCGGGTGGCCGACGCCGCCGAGGGCACCCTCCTGCGCCACGGCGACCTGGAGCTCAACCACGCCAGCCGCCGGGTGCAGCGGGCCGGCGCCGAGGTTCACCTGACGCCGATCGAGTTCGACCTGCTGGCCCACCTGCTGGCCCGCCCCAGCGTGGTGTTCTCCCGGGACAAGCTGCTGTTCGACGTGTGGGGCTACGCCGACGGCGCCGGCCCTCGCACGGTCGACTCGCACGTGCGGTCGCTGCGCCGCAAGCTCGGCGACGGGATCGTGCGCACCGTCCACGGCGTGGGCTACTCGCTGGGCTCCGTCGACCGGTGACCGGGTGGCGCCCGTGACCCGGTGGAACCGGGCCCGCCAGGCCTGGGCCGACTTCCGCCCACTCGACCGCATCGGGTCGATCAAGCTCAAGCTGGGCCTCACCATCGCGCTGGGCGTGTTCGTGAGCAGCGCGGTGTCGGTGGTCGGCCTGCGCTGGCACTGGCCGGTGTGGGTGCGCCTGTCGATCTCGATGGTGATCGCCCTCGCCCTGGTCCAGGTGCTGACCCGGGGCATGACGTCGCCGCTGCGGGAGATGGCGGCCGCCGCCCGCAACATGGCCGAGGGCAACTGGCGCGGCCGGGTCACCGACACGTCGGCCGACGAGGTGGGCGAGCTGGCCCGGGCCTTCAACGCCATGGCCGCCGAGCTGGCCGTGGTCGACCGCATGCGCAAGGACCTGATCGCCAACGTCTCCCACGAGCTGCGCACCCCGATCTCGGCGCTGCAGGCCCGGCTGGAGAACATGGTCGACGGCGTCGAGGCCCCGGACGAGGACCTGCTGCGGTCGATGCTCGACCAGACCGAGCGGCTGGGTCGCCTGGTGGCGCAGCTGCTGGACCTGTCGCGCCTGGAGTCCGGGGCGGTGCCGTTGCGGCGGGAGCTGCTGGAGGTGGCGCCGCTGCTCGACGCCGTGGCCGCCGAGGCCCGCCTGCAGGCGCCGGGCCGGGCGATCGAGACCACCGTCCATCCGGCGGACCTGTGGGTGCTGGCCGACCCCGACCGGGTCCACCAGGTGCTGGCCAACCTCACCGACAACGCCCTGCGCCACGGCCCCGCCGACCGTCCGGTGCGCCTGGCGGCCGCGTCCGCCGACCGCCACGTGGTGCTGACCGTGAGCGACGAGGGGCCGGGCATCCCCGACGCCGAGGCCGAGCGGGTGTTCGAGCGGTTCTACCGGGCCGACTCGGTGCGCCCCGGGTCGTCGGGCGGCGCGGGGCTGGGGCTGTCGATCGCCCGCTGGATCGTCGACCTGCACGGCGGCGACATCCGCGCCCGCGCCAACGCCCCGTCGGGCTGCAGCGTGGTCTGCCGCCTCCCCCGCCACTGAGCCCACCCCGGCGAAATGTGCACCGTGGCGCACGGATTCCGTGCGTTTCCGTGCAAGTTTCGGCTCGACTGACCCCGCTTCAGCTCGAGCGGCCGGTGAAGATGCCGGTGGCCCAGTCGCGCACGCTGGCGAGCCCGCCGCCGACGTCGCGCAGCAGCGACGCCAGGGCGTCCTGCGAGCGGGCGAACGCCGACGAGTAGTGGTCGGTGGCGTCCTTCACGTCCTGGGTGATGGTCGGCTGGCCGTCGTCGCCGCGGCGCGGGTAGTCGCCGCCGAGGATGCGGGTGTAGTCCCCGTCGTCGACCCAGCGCTGCAGCTCGGCGGCCCGCACCACCATGAACGGGTGGCTGCGGGCCTCCAGGAGGAGCAGCTTGAGGACGCTGTCACGCACGTCGGGTGACGCCAGGTACTCGTCGCCCTGGGCCCGGAAGGCGGTGATGTCGAGGTCGTCGAGGTGCCCGCCGCCGGCCCGCTTCATGTGCCAGCGCAGCGCCGCCGCGGGGTCCTGCGTCGCCAGCAGGCCGGCCCGGTCGCCCGACAGCTCGGCCTTCCGCTGCCACTCGAACAGCGCCGCGACGATCGCCCGCAGCCCCAGCGCCCCGAACGGGATCCACGACCAGGCGCCCGACATGTTGAGCAGCCGCAGCAGCATCGTCGTGTAGAGGGCGTGGCCCGACACGGCATGGCCCAGCTCGTGGCCGAGCACGAAGCGCAGCTCGTCGTCGTCGAGCAGGTCGACCATGCCGCTGGTGATCACGATGAACGGCTTGTCGAGGCCGATCGTCATGCCCTGCGGGTTGGGGTCGGCGTAGACGTAGAGGTCGGGGAGGTCGCGCACGTCGAGCGCCGCCGCAGCTTCCAGGTAGCGCTGGTAGACGCCGGCGAACTGCCGGTGGTCGACCCGCACGGCCGAGCCGACGTAGACGAGCCGCAGCGCCCGCTCGTT includes these proteins:
- a CDS encoding sigma-70 family RNA polymerase sigma factor, with the protein product MGADEASRFDELYRREFHPLVALAYGLSGNRAAAEELVQEAFVAAHRDWRKIGGYDNPSAWLRRVVLNRSVSALRRRAAERRALTRLGGQRALPDELPEPDEAVWRAVRALPHRQAQVVALYYVDDRSTADIAAVLGCAEGTVRAQLHKARQTLAKTLDLSVADDEEASR
- a CDS encoding response regulator transcription factor, with the translated sequence MATVLVAEDEPAIADAVVQRLRSEGFEARSVGDGLRAVELCRQLRPDLVVLDLMLPSLDGLEVCRRIQADRRVPVVMLTARDEETDLVVGLSVGADDYVTKPFSPRVLVARIRAVLRRVADAAEGTLLRHGDLELNHASRRVQRAGAEVHLTPIEFDLLAHLLARPSVVFSRDKLLFDVWGYADGAGPRTVDSHVRSLRRKLGDGIVRTVHGVGYSLGSVDR
- a CDS encoding ATP-binding protein, whose translation is MTRWNRARQAWADFRPLDRIGSIKLKLGLTIALGVFVSSAVSVVGLRWHWPVWVRLSISMVIALALVQVLTRGMTSPLREMAAAARNMAEGNWRGRVTDTSADEVGELARAFNAMAAELAVVDRMRKDLIANVSHELRTPISALQARLENMVDGVEAPDEDLLRSMLDQTERLGRLVAQLLDLSRLESGAVPLRRELLEVAPLLDAVAAEARLQAPGRAIETTVHPADLWVLADPDRVHQVLANLTDNALRHGPADRPVRLAAASADRHVVLTVSDEGPGIPDAEAERVFERFYRADSVRPGSSGGAGLGLSIARWIVDLHGGDIRARANAPSGCSVVCRLPRH
- a CDS encoding M48 family metallopeptidase gives rise to the protein MTDDQLARTRVALTEISSRAWEHPADRGALNALRQLRGFDFVVKKLFALWNERALRLVYVGSAVRVDHRQFAGVYQRYLEAAAALDVRDLPDLYVYADPNPQGMTIGLDKPFIVITSGMVDLLDDDELRFVLGHELGHAVSGHALYTTMLLRLLNMSGAWSWIPFGALGLRAIVAALFEWQRKAELSGDRAGLLATQDPAAALRWHMKRAGGGHLDDLDITAFRAQGDEYLASPDVRDSVLKLLLLEARSHPFMVVRAAELQRWVDDGDYTRILGGDYPRRGDDGQPTITQDVKDATDHYSSAFARSQDALASLLRDVGGGLASVRDWATGIFTGRSS